The nucleotide sequence TTCATTGAATACAGTCACAAGGTGTGGGGATCTGTCAGACGGCCTTGGGTGGGCAAAGTGTTCAGCCTTCCCTGGATTTGTATCTATCTGGTATACCTGTATTTTTCCACGGCAGTCGTCTCGCGTGTGTTTGGCGAAGTGGTTGTGACTTCCGTTCTTTTGCAAACTCCGTTGGAAGTTATGCTTATCACGATGTTTTTACTGGTGCTGTTTTTGTGCATGCATGAGGTGGAAGTAGTAGCGCGAGTGAACGAGCTGCTGTTTCCTTTAATTATCTTGCCGCTTCTTTTTATCGCGCTTGCGTCGTTCCAAAAAGCGGAGTTTGGAAATCTCCTCCCGATTAATCATGTGTCGATCCGTTCAATGATACAGGGGGTATACGAAGGAATTTATTCCTATTCCGGTTTTGAAATTATGTTCGTCTTTTTTGCCTATGCACAACAAAACACGAACAGGGAAAAGGCGGGATTTTACAGTCTGTTAATTGCAGCATTACTTTACATGTTAATTGTGGTGGCGGGCATTTCGGTATTTGGGTACGAAGAGCTCCAGAGGGTGACGTGGCCGACACTTGAATTGGTCAAGACGACGCAGGTGCCAGGATTGATCTTGGAACGTTTGGAGTCCGCTTTTTTGGCAGTGTGGGTTGCGGCTGTTTTTACTACGGTAGCCAATGCGTATTACGCGGTTGTTTATTCGCTGAGACAGTTGTTTCGCAAGGGAATCTGGTTTCAAAGAATCGTGGCTTCTATTCTCCTCGTCCCCTTATACTTCTTTGCGCTCATTCCTCAAAACATCACGGAAGTATTTAAGTTAGCGTCGTTGTTGGGGTTGTCTAGCCTGGTCATTAATTTGCTTATCCCCGTCGTTTACTGGATAGCAATCCTCATCCGCGACATGGTGACGCGACGAGAGGGGCGGAATATCGATGGGTAAGTCTCTTAGATACTTCGCTTTACTGATCATCTGTACAATCTTGCTGACAGGGTGCTGGGACAGACGTGAATTGGAGGAACGCGCATCCGTATTGGCCATTGCGATTGATCAGGATGAAAAGGATGAAAAGCTGTACAAAATGACCGTCCAAATCCCGATTCCCATCAAAATCGCGGGGAGCAGTGGGAAGGGGGGAGGAAGTGGTGCGGATGCCGTGAAGATCATGAGCGTGACAGGAAGAACGGTAACAGATGCTTCTAATAACTTGCAAATGCGGATGAACCAGCGATTGTTTCTTGGACATACGCGTATTCTTGCCATAAGTGAGGAGGTGGCTCGAAAGGGAATCCAGGACATCATGGACAGTTTTCGGCGCGAACCGCAAATACGGCGACTTCTGTGGCCGATCGTCGTGAAGGGTAAAGCGTCTACCTTGCTGGAAATCAAACCGAGAATCGAGCCGATTCCAGTCGTCTATATGATGGGGCTGATCGAAAATGGCATGAAATTAGGAAGAATTCCAGACCAAACGTTGGGCGACTATTTCAATCAGACCTCTAATCTAACCATGGAGCCGTTTTTGAATTATGTAGAGGCACGAATGAATGAGGTGAGCTGGAAAGGGGTTGCTGTTTTTCGCGGACACAAGATGGTGGGGAAATTGGATCACTTACAAACATGGATATTGCTCCAGTTGCGAAATGAAAAACCGGGTGGAGACATTGTGCTTCCGTTGCCAAAAACCAAGAACGGATATGTGAGTTTTCGTCCGCATTTTGTAAAAAAAAAGGTGATCATTCACCAATCCTCTTCCGCTACTTATCATTGCGAGCTCCAAGGAGATATTGTCGAACTCACAGAAGACCTGAAAATTCCGCCAGAGCAATTCGTCCTGCAAATGCAAGCGCTTATCAAAAAAGAGATGGAAAACCGCGCAAAGAAGCTACTACAGCAATTACAAAAGCAGTACAATAGTGACATTTTGAAGCTGGGCCTTACACTGCGTGCGAAGCATTACCAAGACTACTGGAAAACTCACAATTGGAAGCAAGATTTCAGGGATTTTCCGGTTCGCGTTACATACACAATCAAGCTTCGCCGTCTTGGTATGGAAATGCAATAGGAGAGCGATCACTGTGGAGAATCAGCAACGTAATTTTGGTGCCTGGCAACTGACAAGCATTATGATCAGTTCGATGATCGGGGTGGGTATTCTCATCATCCCGAGAACGGCAACCGAGCTTCTTCGTCAAATGGGGTGGTTAGGACCCGTTGCAGGTGCTATCGTAGCATCCGTGGCTGTGGCGGCTATCGTTTATTTAGGCAACCAGTTTCCTGGCCTTACCTTTGTCGAATTTATGCCGAAGATATTTGGTGTTGCCATCGGTAACCTGTGTGTGTTTCTTTTCATTCTCTACCAGTTCCTCAATGCGGGAATCACAGCCAGATTGTTCGGGGAAGTCGTCGTAACCTCCGTATTGCCGCAAACGCCACTAGAAGTAATTATCATCACGTTGCTATTGTTGGTCATGTTTCTTTGTTGTCATGAGATTGAAGTTGTGGCAAGGGTAAATGAGCTGTTGATTCCTTTCCTTATGTTGCCGTCTCTCTTGGTTCCGCTCGTATCCTTCTTGAACGCAGATTGGTACAATTTATTGCCATTCCAACTGGAGTCATGGACAGATGTCATAAAAACGGGTCTGGAAACGTATACGCTCTACACCGGGTATGAGCTGTTAATGGTTTACTTTGCCTTTGCTATTCCCGGGGCAAGGCTAGGGGTGGCAAGCATGACAGGTATGAGCTTTGCTCTTGTCGTTTATGTGATCACAGTTGTCGCAGGAATTACTGTATTTGGCTATGAAGAATTGCAGAGGCTTGTTTGGCCTACACTTGAACTGATCAAGGTAACGCAGAAAACCGGCTGGTTTTTGGAGCGTTTTGAGTCCGCCTTTCTTGCGATTTGGGTTGCTTCTGTATTTACAACGATCGGGAATATGCTTTACGCGACGATTTTTTCCTTGCGACGCTTGTTTCACAAAGGCATTCATTTTCAGCGAATCACCGCGATTGTGATCATGGTGCCACTCTTTTTCCTAACATTAGTGCCGCAAAATATAGTGGAGTTGTTTTCTTTTACAAAGTATTTGACGGCCGTAGGATTTTTGATAACCATCATCATTCCCCTCTTGCTGGCAATCACCCAATTCATGCGCAATCAGTTCAACAAAGGTCGGGAAGTAAACAATGAAAAGGGAGGGACATAGCAGTCCCTCCCTTTGTAGCTTTATTTGCTTGATGAAGACGTGGTTAGATCGGTTTTTCGGCTTGCTCAGGCAAGTGTTCTGCGATAGTTGCAATCATGGATTGGCGTGAGGAAGCATCGCTGTTTTGCCACAGCACTTCAAACAAAACACCTAAACCCGGCAGTGTCTTCTCCTGACCACTTGCGATAGCATCACTGATGGTTTCTTCCACTGCGTTTGGATCTGAGCCTTGCATTTTGTACATGATCGCTTGACGTAAGTTGAGTGAGGCAATATTCATGACCGTGCTTGCACCTCTCTTGTGAGAATGAATTCATGAAATAGTATTTGTAAACGCTGATTTGTGCATACCATGCTTTTCGTACAAAACGTTCATGAGCATTTTGTGGCGGATGTTTTGGTTGTGCTATAATGCTTGATATTGGTAAGTTCCGTAAAGGAGAAGATTAACATGTCCAAGCAATTTGCCATTATCGGGATGGGACGTTTTGGTTCTAGCGTGGCGAGAACGTTATACGAGATGGATTATGAAGTCATGGGAATAGATGAGAACGAGGAGCGTATTAACGAAAATATTCAGTACGTAACGCATGCGGTAGCAGCTGATTCTACGGATGAACGCGCTTTGAAGGAAATCGGCATCCGCAATTTTGACGTTGTCGTCGTGGCCATTGGGGTCGATATTCAGGCGAGCATCCTGACGGTATTGACACTGAAAGACTTGGGCGTCAAAAAGATCGTGGCAAAAGCACAGAATGAGCGTCATGGACAAGTATTGTACAAGGTAGGAGCTGACCGTGTAGTATTCCCTGAGCGTGACATGGGGGTGCGAGTCGCTCACAATCTGATCTCCTCTAACGTTCTTGACTTTATTGAGCTGGCAGAGGACTACAGTGTGGCGGAGGTAGTCGTGTCGTCCAAGCTGATCGGTCAAAACTTGCGGCAACTGGATATTCGGAAAAAATACGAAGTCAACGTTATTGCCATCAAAAGCGGAGATAAATTCAACATCGCTCCTAGCCCGGATGAAGTCATCCAATACGGCGACGTGCTTGTGGTGATCGGGAACAACAAAGACTTACGCGAATTTGAGGAGCGGGCATAGGTTTATGACAAATGAAATCATTACTTCGATACAAAACCCTCTGGTCAAGCGATTGCACCAGTTGCTGTCTCGCAAAGGTCGGGAGGAGCAACAGCGTTTTCTCGTGGAAGGGGCGCATCTGGTAGAGGAGGCGTTAAAAAGCGGGGCGG is from Brevibacillus brevis and encodes:
- a CDS encoding GerAB/ArcD/ProY family transporter, yielding MENQQRNFGAWQLTSIMISSMIGVGILIIPRTATELLRQMGWLGPVAGAIVASVAVAAIVYLGNQFPGLTFVEFMPKIFGVAIGNLCVFLFILYQFLNAGITARLFGEVVVTSVLPQTPLEVIIITLLLLVMFLCCHEIEVVARVNELLIPFLMLPSLLVPLVSFLNADWYNLLPFQLESWTDVIKTGLETYTLYTGYELLMVYFAFAIPGARLGVASMTGMSFALVVYVITVVAGITVFGYEELQRLVWPTLELIKVTQKTGWFLERFESAFLAIWVASVFTTIGNMLYATIFSLRRLFHKGIHFQRITAIVIMVPLFFLTLVPQNIVELFSFTKYLTAVGFLITIIIPLLLAITQFMRNQFNKGREVNNEKGGT
- a CDS encoding GerAB/ArcD/ProY family transporter codes for the protein MSRREGHGWHQTLSMWQQICLMTSTLIGVGVLTLPRTTSSRLFEAGWIAPLIGSAGAYVSLWLIVKLSRRYPGETFIEYSHKVWGSVRRPWVGKVFSLPWICIYLVYLYFSTAVVSRVFGEVVVTSVLLQTPLEVMLITMFLLVLFLCMHEVEVVARVNELLFPLIILPLLFIALASFQKAEFGNLLPINHVSIRSMIQGVYEGIYSYSGFEIMFVFFAYAQQNTNREKAGFYSLLIAALLYMLIVVAGISVFGYEELQRVTWPTLELVKTTQVPGLILERLESAFLAVWVAAVFTTVANAYYAVVYSLRQLFRKGIWFQRIVASILLVPLYFFALIPQNITEVFKLASLLGLSSLVINLLIPVVYWIAILIRDMVTRREGRNIDG
- a CDS encoding potassium channel family protein yields the protein MSKQFAIIGMGRFGSSVARTLYEMDYEVMGIDENEERINENIQYVTHAVAADSTDERALKEIGIRNFDVVVVAIGVDIQASILTVLTLKDLGVKKIVAKAQNERHGQVLYKVGADRVVFPERDMGVRVAHNLISSNVLDFIELAEDYSVAEVVVSSKLIGQNLRQLDIRKKYEVNVIAIKSGDKFNIAPSPDEVIQYGDVLVVIGNNKDLREFEERA
- the sspI gene encoding small acid-soluble spore protein SspI, whose protein sequence is MNIASLNLRQAIMYKMQGSDPNAVEETISDAIASGQEKTLPGLGVLFEVLWQNSDASSRQSMIATIAEHLPEQAEKPI
- a CDS encoding Ger(x)C family spore germination protein, with the translated sequence MGKSLRYFALLIICTILLTGCWDRRELEERASVLAIAIDQDEKDEKLYKMTVQIPIPIKIAGSSGKGGGSGADAVKIMSVTGRTVTDASNNLQMRMNQRLFLGHTRILAISEEVARKGIQDIMDSFRREPQIRRLLWPIVVKGKASTLLEIKPRIEPIPVVYMMGLIENGMKLGRIPDQTLGDYFNQTSNLTMEPFLNYVEARMNEVSWKGVAVFRGHKMVGKLDHLQTWILLQLRNEKPGGDIVLPLPKTKNGYVSFRPHFVKKKVIIHQSSSATYHCELQGDIVELTEDLKIPPEQFVLQMQALIKKEMENRAKKLLQQLQKQYNSDILKLGLTLRAKHYQDYWKTHNWKQDFRDFPVRVTYTIKLRRLGMEMQ